The DNA segment TCAACCGAGCGACAATCAACGCCGTTAGGCTGTGCCAAGTTGCATGGGTTGAACTGGTTCGGAGCCGGAACAGATGGGAAGATCTGCGGCAGACCAGCGCCCGGAGCCGAAATTTCGGCACGCGTATATTGCGCTTCGAAGAACGGCGTCAGGTTGGCTTCACCCGGCAACGTGTATTCACCATAGGCGAACACATTGTACAATTCCTGTTGCGAAATGAACGTACGGTTCAATTCCGCTTCGGAAGCGTTGGTGTTGACGTTTTGGAAGTCAATATCACGGATGCCGTCGCCATTGGAGTCAAGATCCGTACCGAATGCGTCGGTCGACTCACCAAAGTTGAATGGATTGCCCGTGTTGGGATCAATCGGGAAGTTGGCGATATTTCCGTTGGCTGGGAAATAAACCGAACCAAAGCGTGCAAACGGCTGGAAGATACGACCGGAAATACCGGCAATCTTACATTCGCTTTCAGAAACACTGACGCCTGGCGTACGGTTTTGAACAACCGCGTTGTCACGCAAGCCAGTGGTAAAGATGTTACCATCCTGATCCACTTCATAGTGCGTGTTACAACCGGACAAGAAGTCACGGTCACGTGCACGGACTTCGTCACGGAATTGATATTCCGCACCGATACCGAACACTGCACGGTCGGTGTTAAAGCCCCAAGCCGCGCTGATCGTGTAATCTTCGCCTGCGCCCATTGGGTTGATGTCGCCGTTCACCTGAAGCTCAAGACCATCAAAGTCTTTGCGCAAGATGACGTTCACAACACCAGCAACAGCGTCAGAACCGTAAACCGACGAAGCACCGTCAGTCAGAAGGTCGTAGCGATCGACGAGCGATGCAGGGATAAGGTTGATCGACGGGTTAACCGGCGCACCTTCCACACCCGAAGGTGCAAGGCGACGGCCGTTTACGAGAACCAGGGTACGGCCAGCGCCGAGACCACGAAGGTTAATCGTTTGCGAACCCGGACCGTTATCAAGGACGAAGCCTTGGAAGGTCGCGTCGATTTGCTGACCAGCGGCCGCTTCCGAACGCTGCAGAATTTGCGCGGGGTCAAAAGCACCAACGGCTTGTTGGTTTTCTGTGCTGAGAACCTGAAGCGGTGAGATCGAGCTGTATGTATCGCGGACAATGCGCGAACCAGTAACGGTGATGCCGCCCTGGCCTTGCGTTTGACCCGAAGCATCAGTCGTAACGTCGACCTGCTCTTCTTCCTCTTCTTCGGAACCCTCATCGCCAGCGTCCTGAGCGCTAACGGGGCCAGCCATCACGAACGCGATAGCCGATGCTGAGAAGGCAAGCGCCTTCATTGAATTGTTATGAAACTTCTTCATGATCACTCCAGTTGCGACAACCGAAGCCTTGGTCCCGAACCAACTCATTCAACAACACACAAATTACCCGTTTGTGTGCGCAGAATCCCCTTGGTGGTTACGGCACAAAGCCCCTGCGGTGTCGTTTGTGTGCAATAGGCGGTGATCTATGTAAATGAGACGTTCATGTAACAAACACTTTTCGGGGCGGTGTTGCGAGAATCCCACAGCCCCTTCTTCGCACATGCAACATCGCGGCCGCTGCACTTTGCAAATAGTATAAATTCACCCGGCTCCTGCGCAATAAACCGCGCCACAAGCCAAATCGGGCCGAAACTGAATAGTCAGGTTAACGGGCCGCAGTGAGCGCCTGCGTCACAAATGCATCGCAAGAATCGCCCAGAATCGCCCCTTCGACGCTGGATGATCTCGCTGAATAATCGCTGTGCGTGAGTGGGCGGGTCAGACGACCTCAATCTGCAGTTGCCCATCGCCTTCATCGACTTTCACATGGGCTCCATCGCTAACGGTTCCCTCGATCAACTTCTCAGCCAAGGGGTCTTGCAGATAGCGTTGAACCGCACGTTTCAACGGCCGCGCGCCATACACTGGATCGTATCCAACCCGGCCCAGCCAACGCAAAGCTGCATCGGTGAGATCCAGAGTGATTTTGCGATCATCAAGCAACTTTTGAACACGCTTTACCTGAATGCTCACAATTGGCGCCATGTGCTCCATCGCCAAACGGTGGAACAAGATAATTTCGTCCAAACGGTTGAGGAATTCGGGACGGAAATGTCCGCGAACGACATCCATGACTTGATCTTCGACTTCGGCGACCTTTTGATCATCACCCAAATTGGCGAGATGTTGGCTGCCCAGATTGGAGGTCAGAATGATCAAAGTGTTCGAGAAATCGACCTTGCGTCCCTGCCCATCGGTCAAATGCCCGTCATCAAGCACTTGGAGCAGGACGTTGAACACGTCGGTGTGTGCCTTTTCCACCTCATCAAACAACACGACCTGATAAGGCCGGCGGCGGACCGCTTCGGTCAACATGCCCCCTTCATCATACCCGACATATCCCGGAGGCGCGCCGATCAAGCGTGCGACTGAATGCTTTTCCATGAATTCGGACATGTCGATCCGAACGAGTGCCTGATCATCATCAAACAGAAATTCGGCCAGGGCTTTGGTCAATTCGGTTTTGCCGACGCCGGTTGGTCCGAGGAAAAGGAAACTGCCTAATGGACGGTTTGGATCTTGAAGGCCCGCCCGCGCACGCCGCACGGCTTTGGACACGGCCTCTATCGCGGGGATTTGGCCGATCACGCGTTTACCGAGGAGGGATTCCATCTCCATCAGCTTTTCTCGCTCACCCTCCATCATTTTGTCGATGGGGATCCCGGTCCAGCGGCTAACAACGCTCGCAATATCTTCTTCGGTCACTTCTTCGCGCAAAAGAGCGTTTTCTGTGAGATCTTCCGCTGCCGCGAGACGTTTTTCCAGATCTGGGATTGTTCCGTATGAAAGCTCACCCGCTTTAGCGAGATCGCCCTCGCGTTGCGCCTGCTCCAATTCCAGCCGCGCGTGATCAAGCTCTTCCTTGATCTTGCCCTCGGCCTCGATCTTGTCGCGCTCGTTCTGCCAACGGGTGGTCAGCTCGGAACTGTCTTGCTCCAACTCCGCCAATTCCTTGCGCAGGCTTTCCAGCCGGTCGCGCGATGCGGCATCGTCTTCTTTTGCGAGAGCGCTTTCTTCAATCTTGAGCTGAATGATACGGCGGTCCAGCGCCTCAATCTCTTCAGGCTTCGACTCCACCTCCATACGGATACGCGATGCGGCCTCATCCATAAGGTCGATGGCCTTGTCTGGTAGGAAACGGTTTTGGATGTATCGATCAGACAACCTCGCCGCTGCAACGATTGAGCTGTCGGTGATGCGCACACCATGATGCAGTTCGTATTTGTCTTTGATCCCGCGCAAGATGCTGATCGTGTCTTCGACGCTGGGTTCGTCAATATAGACCATTTGGAATCGACGTTGGAGAGCCGGGTCTTTTTCAACGTACTTTTGATATTCATCCAGTGTGGTTGCACCAATGCAATGCAACTCACCCCGCGACAAAGCAGGTTTCAGCAAGTTCGACGCGTCCATGCTGCCTTCGCTAGCACCGGCCCCGATTAGGGTGTGCATTTCGTCAATGAACAAGATGATCTGCCCATCGGCATTCTTCACTTCGTCCAAAACACTTTTCAACCGCTCTTCAAATTCACCGCGATATTTCGCACCGGCAATTAACGCGCCCATATCTAGGCTCATCAAAGTGCGTCCTTTGAGACTGTCGGGCACATCACCGTTGGCGATACGCAGCGCGAGCCCTTCGGCGATGGCGGTTTTGCCGGTACCGGGTTCACCGATCAAAGCCGGATTGTTCTTGGTCCGCCGGGCAAGGATTTGGACCGTCCGCCGAATTTCTTCGTCCCGACCGATCACCGGATCAAGTTTGCCATCACGCGCCGCCTGAGTCAGGTCGCGCGCGAACTTTTCCATCGCATCGTAATTGGCTTCGGCGTTGGCGCTGTCGGCTTTTTTCCCGCCGCGCAAATCTTCGATCGCAGTGTTCAACGATTGCGGAGTGACATTGGCCGCCTTCATCGCTTCGCCTGTTTTGCCCGTCGCAAGCGCGAGCGCGGTCAGCAACCGTTCAACCGTCACGAAGCTGTCGCCGGCTTTCTCGGCGAGTTGTTCGGCGTTGTCGAGCACACGCACCGCGTCGTTATCGAGACCCGGCGTTTGTTGCGCCCCGCCCCCGGTCACAACCGGTATCTTGCCCAGCCCTGTGTCAATCGCGCTCACCGCCAATGATGCATCGCCGCCAGCGCGTTGGATCAATCCGGCCGCCATGCCTTCTTCGTCTTCCAACAAAGCTTTGAGCAAGTGCAGCGGAGTGATCCGTTGATGGTTCATCCGGATTGCTACCGTTTGGGCGCTTTGCAAAAAGCCTTTTGCGCGGTCAGTGAATTTATCGAGATTCATCTCATGTCCCTTGATCAGAGAGTATCTAGGTGTGTTACTTGAATAGGTGGGTCAAAGCGGGTTGCTTTTCAAGGTCTGCTTGACCTCCTCCTCTGTCCCGGCGATTGGTGCGGCATTAGGGTTGGAGAGAACCACAGATGAAATTCGTAAAAGGCGCCGCGTGGGGAATCGTGGCAGTGCTGATCGTCACATTCATTGGATTGGCGACATGGGAACCGTTCTTCGCGCATGAAAGCGAAGCGCCAGAATATCGCGTATACACCGCAGAAATCGTGCGCGACGAATTTGGAGTGCCTATGATCTACGGCGACACCGACGCCGACGTCGCGTATGGTGTCGCGATTGCACACGCCCAAGATGACTTCTTCACGCTTCAGGATGTCGCCGCAATGTCCAAGGGGCGATACGGCGCAATCGCAGGGCAAGATGGCGCGACATTCGATTATGTCTATCACCTGCTTGATGCGCGCGGCACTGCAGAGCGTAAATACGGCGAGTTGCCGGCCGACACTCGCGCATTGTTCGAAGCCTATGCTGCCGGTTTGAACCAATATGCCCAAGACAATCCGGATGAGTTAAAGCTGGCCAAGTTGTTCCCCGTGAACGGCGAAGACATCGCCGCCGGCTTTATCCTGAGGCAACCGTTCTTTTACGGCCTTGGCAATGTAATCGGCCCGTTGGTTGCGGGCGAAGAGTTGCGCCGTGAATTTGGCGAAGACATTCCCGGCTTTCCAAGGCCGAGCAAAATTGCCCCGGTCACCGAAGATCCAGCATTGAACGAAGTGGGGGACGACGTAGCTCGCGCATCCGATACATTAGAGCCCCGAGAACAACGCGGCGGACTTGTGCTGCCGTGGGGCGAAGAAGCCGGTCATCTTGGTTCCAATGCGTGGGCGGTAACGCCGGAACGATCGGGCGGCCCAACAACATTAATCTCAAACGCACACCAACCCCTTCGCGGCGGTGTGGCGTGGTACGAATTGGGCGTTCAAAGCGGAGAAGGATGGCACTTTACGGGCGCCAATTTCCCAGGATCGCCGTTCCCATTCTTGGGCCACAACGAAAACCTTGGATGGACCAACACGGTCAACCGCCCCGATATGACGGATGTCTATGAATTGACCGTCAGCAAGATTGTCGAAGGCAACAACCACACCCTTACCTATGAAATGGATGGCGAATGGTTGGAATTGGGCGTGGAGGAAGTCACGCTGCCGGTGAAATTTGGCCCCATCACACTTCCCGTTAGCCGCACCATTTATCGCAGCATACACGGCCCAGTGATCAAGAACGACAACGGCTATTTCGCGATCCGGTTCGGCGGCATGGAAAGCGTGGACCAATTGGATGCCTATTATCGCATCAACAAAGCCGCGAACCTTGAAGAATGGCAGTCCCAAATGGCCCGCATGGCCATACCCAGCACAAATTTCGTCTATGCCGATCGCGAAGGCAATATCGCCTATATTTACAACGCCGCCATTCCGGATCGCCCCGAACTGGACGTTGTTCAGGCCAATTGGCGCGGCATACTGCCCGGCAATCGCAGCGATCTAATTTGGAACGGTACGGTCGAATTTGAAGAGATTCCCAAATTGATCAACCCGGCCTCTGGCTGGCTTTACAATGCGAACAACGAACCATTCACCGCAGCAGGCGAGGGAAGCGATCTCGATCCGACCGATTTCTCACCGGTCTTGGGCGTGGAGCGCAAGCAGACGAACCGTTCACGACGGGCCTATACGTTGTTATCCGAGGCCGGTCAGTTGGACCGCGCCGCGTTGGAGCGTATCAAGTACGACACCAGCTATGTCCGCGAAGGGTATTTGGAGCAATTGTGGTCTGACCTCGAAGCGATGGACGGCGACGCGTTGGAAGGCGATGTGGCGCGTGGACGTGAATTGTTGCTCGCATGGGATTTTACTGCGGACAATGTCGGCGGAGGCGACGCTTTGGCCTTGTTGATCATCCGCGACTTTATGGGCGCCGAATACAACAACAAGCCATGGCCGGACGCCGCAGAGGCATTGGAAACGGCAGTCCGACATCTCAACACCCATTTTGGGCGAATTGATCCGCCAATGTCGGACCTACTCCGCCTGCGCCAGGGTGATGTTGACCTGCCTTTGGACGGTGGATCGGACACTTTGCGCGCGTCCACAACATGGGTGGTCGATGATGATGGCCGGTTAAGCCTGGTTCACGGCGACAGCTTTATCCAATGGGTTGAATGGCCCACTGATGGTGGCCGCGTGTCATCCCGGTCCATTCAACCGTTTGGCGCGGCAACAACCCGACCAAGCAGCCCGCATTACACCGACCAAATGCAAATCTATGTCGATCATGGGTTAAAGCCGGTGCGGTTCTGGGAAGAGGATGTGCGCGCCGCTGCGACCAGCTCCGAAACATTCACCAACGCGCGGTGAAAGGAACCTATCGAGCAGTGAATACGTTTCGTCGATGAGGATCGCGAGTTGGTTGATCGGGCCATGCCCGTCGCGCAACGATCCAAACCAACACAAATAATTTCTAAAAGGGACACAATCCATGAAATTACGTTTTGCCACCGCCAGCTTGACCGCGATCAGCATCGCCATCGCTGCGCCCTTCTCACCCGCATTTGCCGATGCGCATGTGGAAGCCGCCGAGAATGAGGGCGCAGGCGACCTGCAAGACCTCGTCGCTCAGGTCCAAATCCCTTATGTGGAATTTGAGCTTGAAAATGGATTGACCGTTATTGTCCATGAAGATCGCAAAGCGCCGATCGTTGGCGTCGCCGTGTGGTACAATGTTGGATCGAAAGACGAGCCCGTTGGCCAAACCGGCTTTGCTCATCTGTTCGAACACTTGATGTTCAACGGGTCGGAAAACGCGCCCGCTGATTACTTCCAGTATCTACAGGAAATGGGTGCAACCGATTACAACGGTACCACCAATTTCGACCGCACCAATTATTTCCAAACGGTGCCCCGCCCCGCATTGGAACGCGCGCTTTGGTTGGAAAGCGATCGCATGGGGTATTTGTTGGGCGCTGTGACGCAGGAAAAGCTCGATAATCAGCGCGGCGTTGTCCAAAATGAAAAGCGCCAAGGTGACAATCAGCCGGGTGGTTTGGTGTTCTATGAGATCTTGGAAACTCTCTTTCCAGACGGTCACCCTTACCAACACTCTGTAATTGGATCGATGGCCGATTTGGACGCCGCATCGATGGACACGGTGCAAAACTGGTTCCGCGATCGGTATGGCCCGAACAACGCGACATTGGTTTTGGCCGGTGACATTTCCGCCGAAGAAGCGCGCCCAATGGTGGAGCAATATTTTGGCCCCATCGCGCGCGGCCCGGTTAACACACAAGCCGCCGCCGAAGTGCCCACATTGTCAGAGCCAGTTCGCACCGTGATGCGCGATCAGGTTGCAGCCACCACCGTTGACCTATTCTGGCCTGTTCCGGGCATCACCAGCGACGAGCTAACCGCTCTCACCGTTGGAGCGGATGTATTGGGTGGATTGTTGTCCAGCCGCTTGGATCAAATCCTTGTCCGCGAAGAGCAGCTTGCCGTGGGCGTGTCCGCCGGAAACTTTGATTTCCAACGTGTCGGCATCGTCAATGTCAGCGCAACGCTGCGCGACGGTGTTGAGCTCGAAGTGCTTGAAGCGCGGTTGAATGAAATTGTTGCGGAATACGTGGCCGAAGGGCCAACGGCCGACGAAGTGCGCCGATCCGCGACCAGCGATTTGGCCGGCACAATCCGCGGGCTTGAACAAGTCGGCGGCTTCGGCGGCAAAGCTGTTGCGCTTGCACGCGGCGAAGTTCTGGCCGGTGATCCCGGCTTTGCAGTCAGCCAACTCGAAGTGCTTGCCTCAATCACGCCAGAGGCCGTGACCGCAGCGATGCAGCGGTGGATGACCCGGCCTGCCTTCACCCTGGTTATGGAACCGGGTGAGCGCGAAGACACTTATGAAGAAGCCGCCAGTGTTGCCGCCGAAAGCGACGAAGAAGCGGCGGACGAAGGCGTTGCAGAAGAAATCACGGTGTCAGTGGTTCGCCCGGCCCCTGCGATTGAATCGGTCGCCCAGCTCGACTTCCCTGAATTTCAACGGACCACATTGGCCAATGGAATGCAGCTTACATACGCCATGCGAGATGCGGTCCCCGCGACATACATCACGATGTCGTTTGACGCCGGCACCGCGGCCGATCCCGTGGACATGCGCGGGCTCGAAAGTCTGACATTAGGCCTTTACGACGAAGGCACCGCCAATATGAGCAGCCAAGAGATCGCCGAAGCGCGCGAACGTCTTGGTGTGAGCATTAATGTGGGCGGCGGCGATGATCGTTCATCGTTCACCTTGTCAGCGTTGTCGGCCAATCTCGCGCCTTCGCTGGATCTGTATCGTCAAATCATCCGTGAGCCGGCCTTTAATGAAGCCGACCTTGAACGGGTGAAGGCACAGACCATTACCGGCATTCGTTCGCAAATGCGTTCCCCCCAAGGGATCGCAGGTCGGACCATCGGCACTGAATTGTTCGGCACGATGGCTCCGTATGGCGGCGCAACCACAATCGAAAGCGTTGGCGCCATCACTCGTGATGATCTGGTGGCGTTTAAGGACACATGGATCCGTCCGGACAACGGCCAAGTCTTCGTCATTTCAAGCTTGCCAATGGACGACATCGTCTCTCAACTGAACGCCGCATTCGGCGATTGGGAAGCGGCCGATGTCAAAAAAGGTGAGAAAGATTTCTCTACCCTTGTCAGTGAGACCACCGACGGCAATCGCATCGTTTTGATCAACCGTCCTAATTCTCCACAAAGCTTCATTCTGGCTGCTCAAGTCACGCCATTGGATGCAAGCGACCCGGCCTATGTTGATTTCACGAATGCGAACAATTCGCTGGGTGGAAACTTCCTCGCGCGGCTCAATATGAACCTGCGCGAGACAAAGGGTTGGTCCTATGGCGTTCGCGGTGGCGCCCGGGCCCGTGAAAACAGTGTGGTCTACGCAATTTCTGGCGGCGTTCAGGCGGATCGCACCGGGGATTCGGTCGCAGAGATGATCCGTGAAACAACCGAATTCCTTACCGAGAATGGCGTGACGCAGGATGAACTGGCCCGCAATGTGGCGAGCGAGATCGGCGAATTGCCGGGACGTTTCGAAACATCCGGTAGCGTCCTGGGCGCCATGCAGGCCATCTCCCTGTATGACCGTCCAGATAACTATTACGAAAGTCTGGTGGGCCGTTACAGCGCGCAAACCGCCGACAGCCTTGATGCCGCTGCCCGTGCAGCGCTTGATGTTGAAGACTTCGTTTGGGTGATCGTCGGCGATGCAGAGGTGGTTGCTCCACAGTTGGAACAACTTGGCCTGCCCGTCGAAGTGCGCGAAATCGAAAGCTCAGAATAACCCTGACGCTACGGCATACTAAACAATGGGGTGGACCTCGCAATTGCGCGGGTTCCGCCCCATTTTCGCATCTGCCCAATAGAGGTTGAACACCCCCGTTTGACGTGCAAGAACACGCCGCAAGCTTTGGCCAAACATGGCGGAGGCGCGATAATTGCGATCATTTCAAAGGAGAGACACATGTCTGTTGCAGGAACTTATAACACCACCGTCAAAAGCCCAATGGGCGATCAAGCCGGCACTTTCACCGTCACCGACAACGGCGATGGCTCTTTCGCTGGTAAACTCGAAGGCGGCATGGGCTCGATGGACACCGAAGAAGGTAAAGTCGACGGCAACACGCTCACATGGAAAATGAACATGACTGTTCCAATGCCAATGACGCTCGATTGTGAAGCGACCATTGACGGCGACAGCTTGACCGGCACCGTGAATGCTGGTGCATTCGGTGCGATGCCATTGTCGGGCACGCGCGCTTAAGCGAGCCTTTGGCGCGGACGTCCGCGCCGAACACAAATACAGAAAACCCGCCGAGAGCTTTCGCTTTCGGCGGGTTTTCTTATCCAGTTTGGAACTCTCCAAACGTCGAGCGTTTAGCCAAACTCCGCCTTGTGCCCGGCATCATCGCCAGTGGCCAAAAGCTTTGCCTGATCTACCCAACGGTCGCGAGTGATGCGGCCCTTTATCTTCAAATATTGATCCACTTCTGCAACGTCTGCATCTGACCATTGCGCAATTTGATCAAACCGGCGAACGCCCAATGATAGGCACAGATCGTTCAGTTTAGGGCCAACACCCTTGATCCGGGTCAAATCATCGCTTTCACCAACAGCGGCGGCGATTTTCGGTTTGTCTTCGTCGCCATCCGATGCGGCGGCAAGCGCTGCTCCCGCTGCGGCGACCGGCGCAACAGCTTCCGGCTCAACAACAGGCTTAGGCGCTGGCTCAGGCTCTGGTGCCGAAGCGGGTTTTGGCGCAGGCGTTGGGGCCGGTTCTACTTTTGGTGCAGCTTGAGAAGTGCCTTCTCGCGAAGCGGTCGATCCCGAAGCGCTCAAGCGCCCCCATATCCACCACGCAGTGGCGATCCCGATCACCAATGCAAGAATGAAGCGCAGCGGATTATCCATAATTATCTGAAACATGTGTCTTTCCCCCGCCTCTTCAATTGCGCGCCCAGATGAACCAACCGATCGCAAGACCGATCAGAAACACAGCGATTACGATGAGCCAACTTTCCAAAAGTAGCGACATGATTACTCTCCCCCTTGCGCACCAGCGCCAGCATCAAGTGTAAACTCAATCCGCCGATTGGCGGCATTCGCACCGTCGCCCTCAACGGCCGGTTGGCTTGATCCATATCCAATCGCCGTGATCCGAGCGGTGGAGACACCGCGTTCGGCCAAAGCGCTGGCAACACCGTCCGCGCGCGCTTGGCTGATGCTCATATTGACCGAATCTGTACCGGTCGCATCGGTGTGTCCGCCGATCGTGACACTCATGCCAGTGCAGGCCGTGAGACGTTCAGACAACCCATCGACTACTGCGATCGATTCTTCGGCCAGATAGGCGCTTCCCGTTTGGAACAGGATCGATTTTCCGTCCATGAATGCGTCAACACCGCTTTGGCAATCGGCGACCTGCTCTTCGCTTGCGCCGGTCACTGCTGAGGTGTCTTCGATTCCAGTCGCAAGGTCGGCCGCTGTACCTTCTGCCCCATCGGTGGAGGTCAGTTCGCCGGAATACATTTCGGCATCCGCGATCCCATCATCGGCCCAGCGCACATGGGATACTTTGCCAGTTTCGATCAACATTGCCTCAATCCGAGCGCGTTCATCCGGATCAGTTACACCGTCCACAATCGCAATCCGCGACAACGGATCGCGCTGCATCG comes from the Erythrobacter sp. Alg231-14 genome and includes:
- the clpB gene encoding ATP-dependent chaperone ClpB: MNLDKFTDRAKGFLQSAQTVAIRMNHQRITPLHLLKALLEDEEGMAAGLIQRAGGDASLAVSAIDTGLGKIPVVTGGGAQQTPGLDNDAVRVLDNAEQLAEKAGDSFVTVERLLTALALATGKTGEAMKAANVTPQSLNTAIEDLRGGKKADSANAEANYDAMEKFARDLTQAARDGKLDPVIGRDEEIRRTVQILARRTKNNPALIGEPGTGKTAIAEGLALRIANGDVPDSLKGRTLMSLDMGALIAGAKYRGEFEERLKSVLDEVKNADGQIILFIDEMHTLIGAGASEGSMDASNLLKPALSRGELHCIGATTLDEYQKYVEKDPALQRRFQMVYIDEPSVEDTISILRGIKDKYELHHGVRITDSSIVAAARLSDRYIQNRFLPDKAIDLMDEAASRIRMEVESKPEEIEALDRRIIQLKIEESALAKEDDAASRDRLESLRKELAELEQDSSELTTRWQNERDKIEAEGKIKEELDHARLELEQAQREGDLAKAGELSYGTIPDLEKRLAAAEDLTENALLREEVTEEDIASVVSRWTGIPIDKMMEGEREKLMEMESLLGKRVIGQIPAIEAVSKAVRRARAGLQDPNRPLGSFLFLGPTGVGKTELTKALAEFLFDDDQALVRIDMSEFMEKHSVARLIGAPPGYVGYDEGGMLTEAVRRRPYQVVLFDEVEKAHTDVFNVLLQVLDDGHLTDGQGRKVDFSNTLIILTSNLGSQHLANLGDDQKVAEVEDQVMDVVRGHFRPEFLNRLDEIILFHRLAMEHMAPIVSIQVKRVQKLLDDRKITLDLTDAALRWLGRVGYDPVYGARPLKRAVQRYLQDPLAEKLIEGTVSDGAHVKVDEGDGQLQIEVV
- a CDS encoding penicillin acylase family protein, which encodes MKFVKGAAWGIVAVLIVTFIGLATWEPFFAHESEAPEYRVYTAEIVRDEFGVPMIYGDTDADVAYGVAIAHAQDDFFTLQDVAAMSKGRYGAIAGQDGATFDYVYHLLDARGTAERKYGELPADTRALFEAYAAGLNQYAQDNPDELKLAKLFPVNGEDIAAGFILRQPFFYGLGNVIGPLVAGEELRREFGEDIPGFPRPSKIAPVTEDPALNEVGDDVARASDTLEPREQRGGLVLPWGEEAGHLGSNAWAVTPERSGGPTTLISNAHQPLRGGVAWYELGVQSGEGWHFTGANFPGSPFPFLGHNENLGWTNTVNRPDMTDVYELTVSKIVEGNNHTLTYEMDGEWLELGVEEVTLPVKFGPITLPVSRTIYRSIHGPVIKNDNGYFAIRFGGMESVDQLDAYYRINKAANLEEWQSQMARMAIPSTNFVYADREGNIAYIYNAAIPDRPELDVVQANWRGILPGNRSDLIWNGTVEFEEIPKLINPASGWLYNANNEPFTAAGEGSDLDPTDFSPVLGVERKQTNRSRRAYTLLSEAGQLDRAALERIKYDTSYVREGYLEQLWSDLEAMDGDALEGDVARGRELLLAWDFTADNVGGGDALALLIIRDFMGAEYNNKPWPDAAEALETAVRHLNTHFGRIDPPMSDLLRLRQGDVDLPLDGGSDTLRASTTWVVDDDGRLSLVHGDSFIQWVEWPTDGGRVSSRSIQPFGAATTRPSSPHYTDQMQIYVDHGLKPVRFWEEDVRAAATSSETFTNAR
- a CDS encoding insulinase family protein, yielding MKLRFATASLTAISIAIAAPFSPAFADAHVEAAENEGAGDLQDLVAQVQIPYVEFELENGLTVIVHEDRKAPIVGVAVWYNVGSKDEPVGQTGFAHLFEHLMFNGSENAPADYFQYLQEMGATDYNGTTNFDRTNYFQTVPRPALERALWLESDRMGYLLGAVTQEKLDNQRGVVQNEKRQGDNQPGGLVFYEILETLFPDGHPYQHSVIGSMADLDAASMDTVQNWFRDRYGPNNATLVLAGDISAEEARPMVEQYFGPIARGPVNTQAAAEVPTLSEPVRTVMRDQVAATTVDLFWPVPGITSDELTALTVGADVLGGLLSSRLDQILVREEQLAVGVSAGNFDFQRVGIVNVSATLRDGVELEVLEARLNEIVAEYVAEGPTADEVRRSATSDLAGTIRGLEQVGGFGGKAVALARGEVLAGDPGFAVSQLEVLASITPEAVTAAMQRWMTRPAFTLVMEPGEREDTYEEAASVAAESDEEAADEGVAEEITVSVVRPAPAIESVAQLDFPEFQRTTLANGMQLTYAMRDAVPATYITMSFDAGTAADPVDMRGLESLTLGLYDEGTANMSSQEIAEARERLGVSINVGGGDDRSSFTLSALSANLAPSLDLYRQIIREPAFNEADLERVKAQTITGIRSQMRSPQGIAGRTIGTELFGTMAPYGGATTIESVGAITRDDLVAFKDTWIRPDNGQVFVISSLPMDDIVSQLNAAFGDWEAADVKKGEKDFSTLVSETTDGNRIVLINRPNSPQSFILAAQVTPLDASDPAYVDFTNANNSLGGNFLARLNMNLRETKGWSYGVRGGARARENSVVYAISGGVQADRTGDSVAEMIRETTEFLTENGVTQDELARNVASEIGELPGRFETSGSVLGAMQAISLYDRPDNYYESLVGRYSAQTADSLDAAARAALDVEDFVWVIVGDAEVVAPQLEQLGLPVEVREIESSE
- a CDS encoding OmpA family protein; the protein is MQGLTKGLLGAGVASLLAWGTHAMDGANYIDTIETDMQGALASAGVEGASLSMQRDPLSRIAIVDGVTDPDERARIEAMLIETGKVSHVRWADDGIADAEMYSGELTSTDGAEGTAADLATGIEDTSAVTGASEEQVADCQSGVDAFMDGKSILFQTGSAYLAEESIAVVDGLSERLTACTGMSVTIGGHTDATGTDSVNMSISQARADGVASALAERGVSTARITAIGYGSSQPAVEGDGANAANRRIEFTLDAGAGAQGGE